CGTGCGCATCTACATCTCGGGCATGGGGTGAGGCGGGCCCTCCTGGGGCCTGGCTCTGGACGAGCCCAAAGACGACGACACCGTGCAGCCCGAGGACGGGTTCCGGCTGGTGATGAACCAGTCCCTGCTCGCCCAGGTGGGCGGGGTCCGGGTGGACTACCTGTCGGGTCCCCTGCGCCGGGGGTTCGTGGTGAAGGCCCGGTCCCAGACCGGGGACTGCGCCTCCGGCTGCTCGGGCGGCTGCTGACCCGGGGCCTTCGGCCCGCCCAGCGGGCCGAAGGCCCCAAACCGTTGACCAACGACTGACGGCCGCAGACCGAAGTTAGGCAGACCGGCGCCGGAGCAGCAAGATCCTGGGCCCCCGGCCGTACTCGATCCGGCCGTCCGGGTCGAATCCCGCCTCCCTACCCCAGGCCTCCACCTCGTCCAGCGCGTAGGTCCGACCCCGTTCGGTGGAGACCAGCATGTGCACCCCGAACAGGGCGGCGAAGGGCGGCCCCGTTCGGCCGGGGTCCAGGAAGTGGTCGTGGATCGCCAGCAGCCCTGCCGGGGCGAGCACCTCCCCGATCCGGGCGAGCAGCCGCCGGACCTCGTCCTCGCCCAGCATGTGAATGATCTGGCTGGCCCACACCACATCGTAGGGACCGCCCAGGGGATCCTCGAGAAAGCTCCCCTCCAAAAACGTGATCCGGTCGGCCCCGGGTTTGCCCTCCACGAACTCGCGAGCGATCCGGGAGGTGCCGGGCAGGTCGAAGTGGAACACCCGCAGCCCCGGCCACCGGGACGCGAACGCTAGGCAGTAGTTCCCCGGCCCGGCGCCCAGGTCCAGCAGGGACCTCGCCCCGTCCAGGGGAAGCAGCTCGGCGATCCGGGGCGCGACCTCCCGGGTGACGTTCTCCATGCCCAGGATGAAGTGGCGGCGGGCCGGCTCGTCCGCGTCGGTGGGGGACGAACTCTCCCGCCGGATCGCGGGGCGGCCCTCGCGCCAGGCGCTCTCCAACCCGGCCCACCTCTCCCAGGTGTTGTGGATGTGCCTGAGGATCTCCCCCCGATACTCGGGGGAGGTCCGCACCAGCCACCGGGCCGCGGCCGCGGCCAGCCCGTACCCGCGCTCACCGTGGATCAGCAGCCCCATCCCCACCAGGGCGTTCGCGCAGATCTCGGTGGCCCTGGGATCCGCCCCGATCCGGGCCGCCAGCTCCGACGGGCCCAGGGGCCCGTCGGCAAGGGCGTCGAACACCCCCAGGTCCAACGCCACCAGCAGAAGCTTGGCCGGCTGGAAACCGGCGGCAAGGTCGCGGAGCCGATCGAAGTCCATGGTGGGTTCTCCTTTCGCTCTGGGCCGTTGGCCCGCAGTTACTATTACGCCGGCGGCGAAATAGGGGCGTTCGGGGTGGGGTCTGGTGGAGAGCCAGGAGCGGCTCCTCGGCTCG
This is a stretch of genomic DNA from Deferrisoma camini S3R1. It encodes these proteins:
- a CDS encoding methyltransferase, with the translated sequence MDFDRLRDLAAGFQPAKLLLVALDLGVFDALADGPLGPSELAARIGADPRATEICANALVGMGLLIHGERGYGLAAAAARWLVRTSPEYRGEILRHIHNTWERWAGLESAWREGRPAIRRESSSPTDADEPARRHFILGMENVTREVAPRIAELLPLDGARSLLDLGAGPGNYCLAFASRWPGLRVFHFDLPGTSRIAREFVEGKPGADRITFLEGSFLEDPLGGPYDVVWASQIIHMLGEDEVRRLLARIGEVLAPAGLLAIHDHFLDPGRTGPPFAALFGVHMLVSTERGRTYALDEVEAWGREAGFDPDGRIEYGRGPRILLLRRRSA